ATGGTTTGAGACTTAACAGATTTTAATAAAAAGGTTTCTATCATAGTTTACCcctctaaataaatacaaacatGACATTATTTCATTACATCAATTATGTTGGGGGACCACAATTTAACTTCctacaaccactctaaaaacagGCATGTGTGGTGTGATGTCGAAGGCCATAAAAGACTTGTGTGTatcttcctcatcaccaattggttttgaggtaGAATAACATAGCTCATGATCTGACATATAGTATCAGAGCCAAGGTCATGGGTTCGAGTCATGGGAGTGTCATTGTGAGCGAGGGATTGTTAGGGGAATTACAATTTGACTCCCTACAATCACTTTAAAAACAGGCCTGCGTAGTGTGATGTCAAAGACCATAAAAGAACTAAGTGTATCTTCCTCATCATCAATTAGTTTTGAGGTAGAATAACATAGCTTacaattcgaaaaattatatattcatactttttttcttattctttctctttctctgtcgattcaagtttaaaaatgtagtttttctagacaattaaattaaaaggctttgattttttttcccctaattgTTGTGAAACTCTAAAAATCAAGATTAGAACGGACCAATTTCATTAAGTTGATACTTaaattttctttgtaatttctcaaatttgaattctctctctttctatacatatacacttagattaggctagagtagaaattctatcttgtataaaaaaaactctctctctctctctctctctctctctctctctctcacataattTACTAGTACAAAACTAACCAAGAATTAGAATGGAGTAAAAGATTTTAGTACAAAACTAACCGAGAATTAGAATGGAGTAAAAGATTTTAGTACAAAACTAACCGAGAATTAGAATGGAGTAAAAGATTTTAATCTTTGCTTATGTCCACCTATATGGGAACCTTTTTATGTCCACCTAtatgaaatgtatttaaaacTAAGTTGTTCTTGTGCTTTAAACAACTTAAACTACCCAATCAAACGAGAGAGAGATATGTTGGGTGTAGTAGGCAATGGTGATATCGTATTGTTTATTCATTCTCATGTTAGATGAGGAACCTGAGTGTGTGATCTTCATCTGATGTAAAACCTTTGTTTTCATATAATATAGAAAtgataatttcttataaaatttagaaGCAGTAGCTCCATTTCATTATTAGTTTTGTGTCCGcaattttttccttcaaattttacCACCATGCACTCTTGACACTGTTTGTTTCAATAATAACGTTTTCTAGAAAACGAGTCATTTTCCAAgaagtattttctataaaactatctcattttccaatgtttgaTAGCAACtgtaaatgagttgaaaaataacctcctaacttcccttatttagcaaTGAGATAtagttgtttttcaaaaaaatttaatggaaaataatctctaaaaataagtctTACGTTTTGatgttgaccaaagatagttttcctttgactcatatctttttatgctaccaaacactggaaaacatgaaaaactatctttacacaaggTTTTCCATTAAAACAAACGGAGCGATAATGGTCACTCCATAAGaaattcatttaataaacatatttaaCAAACTTCTTATGCTTATCTCAAAGCTTCCGTTTTTGTTTTATCTCAAACTCTgaattataaacaaaaagaattaaaaaataaatacaaatacaaaatacacTTATTAAATCATCTAGTGTCCTTTCAATATGCAGGACCATTATCACTATCCCTCTTTCTCCATGAATTTCTTGGCCGTCTTGTACATTTCCTTCAAGTACTCCCTAAATCTAACCAAATCCAACTTAACATTTTGTTCCTTCAAATATATGCTCATAATCTCAGCGGACCAATTCTTTCCTCTATAAGCAACTGGGTCTTTTATCATCGTGTCATCCTTGTCATATTTCACTATCAAGCTGCTCTCCTCTGCTTTTATCCTATACTCCATGTACACTAACCCCATATCCTTAGCTGATTTTTCAAAGCAAACCTGTGACACCCATTCAGCCCCAAGTGGCACCACTTGCAAAAACACAGAGCCAGGTCGAAGAAACAATGAATGTGTAAGTGCTGCACCATGTATTCCAATCATTGCATGACTCGAATTTATTAATGCATAAGATTCCTTCAAAGGGGTTGTAGTTCTTGGCTCAAAAACAATCACATTAAAACCAATTTTTTCAACTTCAAGTTTTACTTCATTTTGGTTCAAGAGTACACGACCAACACCACCACTTCGACTAGCCAACACAAGAATTGGCCTAGACtttgaatgtttaaatttaGAGGGatgattttggttttggttttggttttggccATATGCCTTGTCTAGGAAGGCACGGAAATGAGTGAAGGTTATTGAGTTTGGTGTTAATTTAGGGTCTATAGTCATAAAGCCATGTGTTATCATGCCTACATTGACAGAAGGAAAACAATGAGTGATATTATCATTATCCAAGTTTATGATAGAGTACTTACTGAAAGTATGTATTATTTCTATATACTTACTAACCCACCAATCACGAGCCTTCAATATCACGAGAACAACATCTTGATCAGGATAGACTGAATTGACAGTGATGAAGAGGGGGATGAAGATATCATTGAAGTCATGGAAGAAGTTCCCAGTGTACCCATCCGCACTGAATACTAGGGCAGGGGCCTTGTGTTGGATTttacattttgggcttgatgGGCCTGAGATGAGGGTGACCTCCTTGATTCTAGGCATTGTGAAACTCTCCCATTTGCGTGGATAGGGCCTCAATTTTTCCACCATGGGCTTTTGTGGGGTAGAGATGATAGGGTCCATTAGAAAGAATGTTGAAGTAGTGGGGTCTAGGACTGTTGGGTCATTGATTGAACAAATGTCGTAGAAATTGTGAGTGCGGTCACAGTTGATTTCTTTTGCTTGAGTGGATTGTGGAAATGGTGGAGTGAGTGTTTCCCTCGTGTTGATTGATTCGGGTAACCTGTGTTTTTTACCTGCAATTATAAGAAAGTCCCAAAAAGAAGTTTAGAGATAGGAGGctatttcaattttgtcatccaaatttatattatcaattgaaaaatgatatattaagagaatctcaaaaaaaaaaaaaaaaaaaaaaaaaaaaaaaaaaaactaaaacttaattgataattttaaatCTCGAGAAGcgataaatatttaaatactaTGTGACACGTGAGTTCCAGTTAgtttaactagtaaagtctctaatgattgaataagagatgtGAAGTTTAATCCTCGTCTATATCAAAAACTTattggtgttttggtttgataataaagagctattatcaagagcggacgctataggttgaaactatcttaaaaaaaaaaaaaaaaaaaaactatgtgaCACATATTGACctataattgataattttatatcACACTTTATGCCACTTGACTTCATTTAATTGGTAGGATAATAAATGCCATATttatacttaaattttaaagGGAAATAGGAAATCTTAAGGTTGATCAATTTGACAAAATGTCACAAGATCCAAATGGAAATAAAtcatttgataaaatattaCCAAGCATCTTCAGATGGTGATTAAGTTGTGATCAAGCGGTTGGTCTATTAATACTGAATAGATGCCTTCACAATGTAACTTTTGTCTCAATCCCTCCAAACCAAAATCcccatattattttaaattttttatacgaTGAGAACTAGATACCTAGGATGAAGTATCTTCTAATATACATAACAAGAAAGtcagaaaataaaagttttatttattcattattttataattcaatagttataacaatgaatgaaatatttgaattttggatATCATAAACATACTAAGAGCCATTAACCAGTTCAGCTATATGACTCTTGATAATGAGTGATAAAGGATAGCGCACGAGGGAGTTTAGTGGAACTAATTCTTACAAAGGCTTGGTATGTTGTAATAAGATATATTCATCACTTAACCACAAGACTCTTCCCCTTATTGTGACTGATTTTGATCACAGAGAGTCTATGTGACACGTTGATTATTGAGACAACAAATGTAAGTGCCTTCACACAACAAACGATGAGAATGTAAAAGGGTTTTGCAACACATACCTTGAATGGTCTTGGTTGAACGCGACACATTCATTCTCGATACTGGTGATAAATATAAGTAAAGctgaaataccaaaaaaatgacTACTATTGCAAGGCATGTTGAATCTCTCATCTTCATATCGCTATACGATCCAAGCTTTTCTGTAGATTATTTCGATTTTGATACCAAGATTGAAGCTTTCCTATCTATTCATCCTTTTCTGGTCATAAACTATAAACAATCAACAGATATCCCACCTTGCAGGCTCTAAAGCTCCTCTAATTGAAGATCTTCAATCTAAAACTTCAAGCAAAATAGAAATTGTTAAACAATGGTATTATTGAAGAACAAAGAAGTCTAAGAATTTTGTATATCTTTTGCTCAATCTGATGTCTGATTTTCTTGACTTAAAACTTTCTATGGAAGCTTTTGGAAAGATAGAGAGTGCAACCTCATGGAAGAGACGTGGGAAGCATTAGGAGGGTGCAAGCTCACACGTTAGGCTGTGATTTAAAAGAGACAGCTAAATTCATTATAAAAGTCTTTGAGTAGAGAAAGACATCCCAACTTAGCTCCCCTAAAAAacataaggaaaaaaagagaatccAAATACCCAATCAAAGCTCAATGATGATTAATCATTTTTGCTAAGTCGAAAATGATTAATGTGATGTAACGTCGATCGTGAGTTAGAGTGCATTTTTCTTCACATAATTGAAcaacacttctttttttatttatttatttttggttgtagAAGAAATTGAACAACACCTGGTTGAAGCAAAGTGTTATTGACATTATTTTGAAAGTTTACCTTTGTGCATAATTGGAGAATGATTTGTAGTATTATTTAAAACTTGTCAAAGATATGAACCAAATACCCACGCTAAGATCACattcttttttgggttaattaaTAGGTTTGTGTTTTGGTGCAATAATTTTTTCCCCTAAGTCAACCAACATAACATCCAATTCCAATGCATCCTGTAAGCTGACACGTAGTGAGGcaatattattagtatgaaaaatatttatttgtatacTTTTTGTGTACATAACTGCATATTTTATGcaccccaacaaaaaaaaaaaaaacctacagaTTTTATGCACATCCCATGAAAGACAGGGTTCTCTAGGTTGAGTTAAAAGAAACGTATCCTAGAGGTTGTAGCTGATGGATGTTTCTGTGCAATAGGGGAGGAACATATTTGAACCTTGTAGAAACTATAATCTATCCTCTCGTTGGATAAAAGATCTGTggttgaggggaaaaaaatattaatctccCCCTTACTTTGATTATATTAATTGAGTTACATCTCAAGCAATGTTCTCTATTAGAATGAGTGGGCCTTTATCCATCTCTGCCATTCAAAAGTGAACCGAAACCTAGGCATGGAAATAGCCAAATAGGTCCAACCCTATTACATTCAAAAGCCTATTGGGCCAAGTTGTAAGCACTAAGCAGcattaattgtattttttaattggatctCTTCTTACAATGTAATATCCCAACATCAACAAATCTTaggtcacaaattttttttgagattgattAAAGATCTTCAACAAAATTAGTTAGGGTCGATCACATAGCATCAATTGTTGAAATAATAGTTCAGTCCAGTGAGACGACAATTCAAAAGACTTCATAGTTCAAAAGATTTAAGAAATTTACAACATTACCTTCTAAAATATGGTTTAGAGTTAGACTTTTTAGATTGGCGGCATTGGATAGAGCAAGTAAGGCTAGCTTCATAGCTTGGACTTCTACCTTAATGCATTTCCATCCCTGATGAAGAAAATTAGTCCTAAGCATGAGTGAATCTTCCATCTTCAATCCTTGCATGCTACTATTAAGACCACCCCAACATCCATGATAGCAGCATCAAAGTTtaatttccctttttctcttctaATTAGCCCTTCTTGGCAGCATGTTCATGAGCTTTTGTCTTCTTAAATTAGCAAACTACACTCGTTTTGTGCATTTGGATTAGCATATTTTCagtaatttatttagtttatgacTTTCCTTAACAAGACTATTAACTAAAACTAGTGTGTAGCCCTATGCATATACAcaagtacaattaaaaacaatcacaatcatacattttttttagaagagtttcaaattatacatagtattagcttatattttttttaaaccatacttttctaaaatatgtaatggtttctcattatatatatatatatatatatatatatatatatctgtgtatgtgtgtgtgtgttttttttttcacccaataattcacttgccacaaatattaaaaaataaaataaatgaacacaTGGCGGAAAATTGGtctccaattgaaatctaatttagaatctaattagatatagaatcttcgatttttacactcaataattcacttgacacaaatttaaaaataaaatgggatACGTGTCTCATATAAGTTCTCGAATTTTTGTGCTAAGTGAGTTATTGTTCACGAAGCCAATTcccagggaaaaaaaattcaataaaatatatgatagtaacaacgataggaaaattcaaataaaattttagattaaattgTAACGATCTTAATAAAAAGTTCTAGTAGAAAGACAAGAtggagtgatccactccaagaaggcaACCAAACTTgcataaatatagaataataaatctctctccagaaaatttacattgttcataacctTAACCTTCAAGACCAATTCAttggaaattttaaaaacatagtgactcaTATCTGCCATCTAGACATGTACAGCTGGGTCCTTTCCAATTCACATGAGATTCCATTGATCCCTAAGTTCCTTTGCAGCTTGCAAAAAGTATCGTCCATCGGTCCACGCagtgctttcttcattgttataaGTGCCAAACTTGAACAAAAGCTAAATATAAGGGAGGTGAATTTTTGGCATAATGTGCAtttaatcacatattagcaatttataacaaatgtaaagatgcaaactttgcaAGTGAAAGCTAATGATTAAACTAAACTATCAACATTTTAACAGAGGGAAGATATTCTAATAACatttccaaaattcaaattaaaataagaaaacacttaaaattgaataaacttgCTTCTTAAAACTGACCAGCACTTCCGGTGAAGCTAGAAACAAATTCATGCCTTTTGTCTCGTGCCGATACATACTCGCTCTGCAATAAGAACCAAATTAAACattagatgatgatgataatcaGTAACATGGAAATACTGTGCATGTTAAATTGAGTgctgctaaaaaaaaaaaaaaagaagccaaattcaagatttaaaattaaaagaaataacatAAACGATGAAAGATTCAAATTCTGAACTGCTAATTGGATCGGAAGcatgatttttatatataaaaaaaaaaaaaaaaattctatattccatcaaattcaaaatttccaaattagAAGATGCAAAGTGTTTGCTTgcgaaaaattgaaaaataaagagGGAAAGAGGAACCTAATGACAATCTTCGAACGGAACAACCAAAGCGCTCAGAGTGTCtgccatttctctctctctctctctctctctctctctctctctctctctctctctctctctctctctctctctttattgtGTTGTTTGTGATTGTGACCAATTTGGAGTTTCGTATTATAGAGAGAGTGTtgtttttatattgtgataGAAGAATAAACTATTGATGAATCTAATCTCGATTCGTTGGTTAATAAATGCGCTGCGGATGCTCTTCTCTTCTCTGGCTctgctatctttttggaaattccttgcgttcatcttctttctttttttttttatttttttaatttttttattgaatagtaAACTCAGTGCATTTCATCCCTATAAAAATAGTCATGTGTTGCCAACCTGATGGCTGGATGCATTGTACCTAAACTAAGTTCTTATTGTAATCTATAGTCATGTGTTGCCAACTTGATGGTTGGATGCATTGTACTCAAACTAAGTTCTTATTgtaatctctttggttttcgTGTTTAGCagcaaaattaagaaaacttaATTGATACAATAACTTACTTAGCACAAAAGTTCAAAAACTTATATGagacacgtggcacaaaattggaactctaatttaggattttaatttgactttctcccagcttcacctattattatatatatagactctTATacctatatattatatatatagactcttatatatatatatgtcagaCCGTGAGCTATGTCATtccacctcaaaaccaattAGTGATGAGGAAGACATACTGAAATCTTTTATGGCTTTCGACATCACATCATGCGGGCctgtttttagagtggttgtaaggagtcaaattgtggtcccCCCAACAATCCCTCCCTCACAATGACACTCTCGTGACTCGAACCCACGACCTTGGCTCTGATACCGTTTTTCGGACCATGAGCTGTGCCATtccacctcaaaaccaattggtgatgaggaagatatactcaaatcttttatggctTTCAACATCACACCATGCAGGCCAATTTTTAGAGTAGTTGTAGGGAATCAAATTGTGGTCccccaacaatatatataaagtcaaATCATGTAAAAAATCAAGTGGTTGGCTTAGTGGTTCTTAAGGTCTCATGATATTAGTAAGATCCTAGGTTTGAAACCTAAAGGAATAGCCAGACCCttgttttgtataaaaaaaaaatcaagaaaaacacacaattatactaattttataattgtaaatcaataaattattggcaaatgtattttttctaaaaaaatattatgcacTACAACTACTGAttgaatatttaatatttttcgaCAAATGACTTTAGGCACTcgttaaaatataaaaatactcTTGTTTTAAGATGAAAATGGGACCCAATTGTTGGTGGCTATCAATCTTCAACCAACTAAAAGGATACCCtcatttgtcaaaaaattttaaaaacaaattaagaaaaacGCACAATTATACTAATTTTATAAGtgtaaatcaataaattattggCAAATGtagtttttcttaaaaaatattatgcacTACAACTACTGACtgaatatttaatattttttgacaaATGACTTTAGCcactcattaaaatttaaaattacccCCCGTTTTAAGATGAAAATGGGATCAAAGTACTATAAGGGGCTATCAATCTTTAACTAACTAAAAGGGTCACTATAGACCATTTAATATCTagcaaattaaaatattacaaatcatGACTCTATATTGTCCCTTGtgacttattattattactatttttttatttctagaaGTAATTTAGTGATTTGCATTAAGCAATGGTCTGTTAGTGACatactttaatatatatatatatatatatatatatatatatattattagtagAGTTATATACAATGGTAAGAAtcataataattatttcattacaCTCAACTAGGCTTCTCTTATTACACACTTAAACACAATTATTACAATCGTTGTAAATCTGTAGCAAGTACCTTTGCTAGCGTTATTCTCCACCTACGTAAGTTCACTCCAAAATTTCTCACTAGCCAATCCATCATTTTTGAGGTGACAACATGTCTGGTAAGGAATCCAATTACCAATCCACAAGCATATTCAATCACTACAACTTTCCAACAAAATCCTTCTCCCAATGATGATTCATGTCTCATTTCAAAAGTTGGTATCTCATTATTTCCACATTTCTTTGACAACTAAAAGCCACACAAACCAAAGTTTCCCTCGAAAGAGGAACTTTGAAATGTTAGAAACTGCCCACCTTGTGGAATTGGACCGAAATGTTGATTTTGAGAGAGGTTTAAATACTTAAGAAATGTGAGACTTGTTAGCTGCTGAGGGATTTCACCAAAGAGGCTATTTTGAGAAAGATCCAAAGATTCAAGTGCAATTATGTTTCCCAATGATGAGGGGATATGGCTCATAAATTtattgcatgataaattgagtACAATTAGCCCCTTGAGGTTCCCTACACTATCTGGAATTTCTCCATAAAACCTATTGTCAGAGAGATCAATAGCTGTGAAGATGGTCAAGATTTTTACCAATTCCAATTCTACTCCCTTATTCACTATAGTCATTGAGTCTTTGTAATAATTGGAGTCATCTCCCATGTACCTTGGTTGGGATTTGTTGTTGCTAGTGACCTTTGAGATTGCACTCTAGTTTTGAAAGTACTCGGATGGTAACTTGCCAGAGAAATTGTTGTGAGAGAGGTCAATGACATGCAGCTTGGAAAAGCCAAAATTTATACAAGGATCCCATATAGGACCATGGAATCCATTAGCTCGCAAGACAAGAATCTGTAACTCTGGTAAAGACTCCAACCAGAAAGGGAATGCATCGTTCAATTTGTTGTTTCCAAGATTCAGAACTTCTAGCATTTGACATTTAACTAAAGATCGTGGAGTCTTCCCCTCTATTTGGTTGTGATTCAAGTCTAGTGTCCTCAAACTACATCCATTTATGAATGTTTCAGGCAAGTTTCCTTGGAAGTGGTTATTTCTCATAGACAATACAAGAGAGTTGCTTGAGTTAAGCAAACATTGTGGAATCTAACCAACCAATTGGTTATTTGACACATCAAGAATCTCCAGAGCACGCACCTTACAAATCATTAGAGAGATACATCcggtaaaattattttttgaggcAAGAAAATAATTTGTAGACAATGGGGGAATAGGAAATGACTCTTGCAACATGTTGGAACTCAAGTCTAAAAGGTACATATTTTTCTATGGAAGAACTACTGGTGGATGCTCAAATTTGCTTAAAAGGTTAAAAGAAAGATTTAGGTAACCCAATGTCTCTTTTCCAATGTTCCAAAACCATTTAGGTATTTTACCTTCAATTTTGTTGTTGGAAAGATCCAAAGTTTGTAATTCATTTTGGGCTTCTAGAAATTTAGGAAATTCAAGCAAATGGCAAGAAGACAAaagcaaatatgaaaatttggaGATGGTTGAAGAgatatttgttttcaaaaccatTACTTTGTTACCTGAAGATCAAGATATTGAAGCTCTTTGAGCTCGAAGAAAATGTCTAACTCCACCTTGCCCAGACATTTGAGACAATGCAAAATTTGATACCGCATTAAAGGTCTTTATCATTTGGTAAATCAAAGTAATGAATGTAGACTCtcttcttcccccccccccccctctcttttttctttttaataattcaatagttacaacaatcAGGGAAGAGAGATTTGAAACTTTCGTTTTAATATTGGAATCAATGCTCAAAGGGCCTTTAGAAACTTCAAAAGATTCTaggcgaaaacaccattttagtccctatattttgggatcatagtcaatttggtccatacatTTTGGCAGCAATTAATTTGGtccttattatttttaacttacagtcaatttggtcattACCGTTAACTTATTAACAGAAAATGCTTACGTGGCACACTTAAAGCTGACAtggctaaaaaataataataaaaaattgtaattgacATTAAAACATTACACCTCAtcatttgaaataaataaaaaaaatcaaaatcctttttccttttaatctTTCCTGCCCCTTTTCTTATTGCACCAAAAAGTTCTTTAaatctcatccaaaaaaaaaaaaaaaaaagatctttaaATTCATGAAATTGAGTTCATGGACCTTCACGAACTTGTCCGTGGTTTCAATCTGCAATCTCAGATTTGGTCATAGAATGACATGCAAACCAAATGTAGCAAAGAATCTTCACTTCAAAAAGTGCTAAACCTGAAGTTAGATGAGATctactaaaaaggaaaaaagcaaaattgtttgcagtaaaaaaaaatgaagcgagtttagatttgtttatttatttatataattagaTCTGTTTGGTTGTCATGTGTTGATTTGTGTGATTATTGGATCTACAGAATCATGCAAGCAAATGAATTTAGATTTGTTTGGTTCGTAAGAAAGGgcaggaaaagagaaaagaaaaaaagatttagatttttaaaaaaaaaattttaatgctGAGTTGGAATTTTTAACGtgaattaattattattttttagccaCGTTAGCTTCAAGTGTGTCATTTGTGCACACTGTTTGTCATGTAggcatctatatatataaaataataggtgaaactgagagaaactcaaattaaaattccgaattagagttccaattttgagcaatgtgtcctaaattatttatttttaaagagttttatttcttaattttagaatcaaatggggaccacatcataaatattcatcaaagtgagttattaagtacaaaaaccaaagagtctagaataaatgaatctttaaaagaaaagtgcttcacaataatttttgaaagttcaaaaacgtgtaaaaacacctttgaacgtttagacccccaaattacaacttaatcaattcaagcaatatgtcaaacaactagtgtgcggaaacttaacatatgctatcatacgaaattgattaaatactatctaagccataacagattaaaatccacagcagataaataaaaggcaaagatagagaggaaggaagatgcaaacacaaagacaacacgcgatgtgttatcgaagaggaaactgaagccctcggcgtaaaacctctccgccgccctctaagcggtaagcaatccactagaaaatacagttgggatacaaggacagcaatagaccctccaagcctaatctacccagtgcacctaagcccttcaagcttcttgctccaacgaggttgcgccgaacctttttcttttctagcttcccggatttcgctactagaccgtagcatcaaccaatgaagattggttccttcctaattgcttcccagaaatccaaacagcagtctcacaatgatgatgatggtgagaaccatgtttggtataatgcctctcaaggatttaacaatggagaggaagagagttgaggaatttgaagagattctaaggtagagattgtgggtgaaacaatctggtt
This genomic stretch from Quercus lobata isolate SW786 chromosome 3, ValleyOak3.0 Primary Assembly, whole genome shotgun sequence harbors:
- the LOC115982742 gene encoding alpha-1,3-arabinosyltransferase XAT3-like produces the protein MKMRDSTCLAIVVIFLVFQLYLYLSPVSRMNVSRSTKTIQGKKHRLPESINTRETLTPPFPQSTQAKEINCDRTHNFYDICSINDPTVLDPTTSTFFLMDPIISTPQKPMVEKLRPYPRKWESFTMPRIKEVTLISGPSSPKCKIQHKAPALVFSADGYTGNFFHDFNDIFIPLFITVNSVYPDQDVVLVILKARDWWVSKYIEIIHTFSKYSIINLDNDNITHCFPSVNVGMITHGFMTIDPKLTPNSITFTHFRAFLDKAYGQNQNQNQNHPSKFKHSKSRPILVLASRSGGVGRVLLNQNEVKLEVEKIGFNVIVFEPRTTTPLKESYALINSSHAMIGIHGAALTHSLFLRPGSVFLQVVPLGAEWVSQVCFEKSAKDMGLVYMEYRIKAEESSLIVKYDKDDTMIKDPVAYRGKNWSAEIMSIYLKEQNVKLDLVRFREYLKEMYKTAKKFMEKEG